The DNA segment GCCGCCGCCGGCGCCTCGGTGGGGGCGATGGCGCGCAGCGCGGACAAGCTTGGCGAAGTGGCGGCCGAGGCGCCCGAAGGCCGCATCCTGCCGATTGCGGCCGACTGCGCCGCCGAGGGCGAATGCGAGCGGGCGGTGGCCTGCATGATCGAAGGGTTCGGCCGCCTCGACGGGCTGATTCACTCGGCCGGCATCACGATGAACGGCCGGGTCGCGGCCACGCGCCTGGAGGTGTTCCGCGAGGTCATGGAACTCAACTACTTCGCGCTGATCAGGCTGATCAAGGCGGGCCTGCCGGCCATCACCGAGCGCCGGGGCCACATCGTCGCCATCTCCAGCGTGGCCGGCTTCTTCTCGTATCCTTACGGCTCGGGCTACGGCGCCTCGAAGCATGCGGTCCAGGCGCTCCTGGATTCGCTCCGGGTCGAAGTGCTCGCCGACGGCGTTCACGTGCTCTCGGTGTGCCCCGGGTTCGTACGGACCGAAATCGCGAAGAACGCCCGGCGCGCCGACGGGTCCCGCTTCGGCACGAGCACCGAGTACATCGACCGGGGCCTCGAACCCGGCTACGTGGCAGACAGGACGCTGGCGGCCATCCGGGCGCGCAAGCGGCAGATCTTCCCGGCCGGCCCGATCGAGCAGACGGCCAGGCTACTCAAGCCCGTCGTGCCGGGGTTGCTGGATCATGCGGCCTTCCGGTTCTTCGGGAAGGGGCGCGGCTAGCCCCTCTGGCCGGCCAGGACCGCGAGCAGCGCAAGCGCCGCCGGCAACGCCTGGATGAGCGCGATGGTGGGCTTCACCGTGACGGCGCCGTAGACCCCCGCCACGATCACGCACCCGAGGAAGAACACCTTGAGGCCGAACGCGTGGGGAGCCGTGCCCAGCAAGAGCGACCAGGCCAGGCCCGCGGCCAGGAAGCCGTTGTAGAGGCCCTGGTTGGCCATGATCGCCGCCGCCTGGTCGGCGAACTCCGGCGTGGCGCCAAACAGCTTGCGGCCGGCCGGCGTGTTCCAGACGAACATCTCCAGCACCAGGAAGCCCAGGTGCAGGGCGGCGACCAGGCCTACCAGCGCCTGGCCGAGCCAGAATCCCATGGGGAACCCCCTCGCTAGCGGTCTACCGGGCCTCGGCGGGATCGTGCCTAGAACGGCTGACCGCGGTATACCCGGTCGCGCAGCCGCTGATACCGGATCTCCCCGCGGATTTCCGCAATGCCCATCGGGCGCCAACCGGGCGGCCGGAACCACGTGGTGAGCCGCAAAGCGACCGAGGAGTCGTGCTGGGCGGGATCGCCGCGCACCGCCAGGTCGCGGCGGATGAGCGCGTCCAGTTCCGCGTCGCGCAATGGCCGGCCGACCGCCCTTTCTCTGGCGAGTACCGCCTCGTAAAGCGGGCTGTAGCGCACCTCGATCTGGAAGAGCGACGCGCGCTGGGCGGGGCTTCGCAGCACATTCGTCTCACCCGGCTCCGGCGCCCGGGAGCGGCCGGCGGCGAGCAACGCGGTCGCAAGCCCGGTCCTGGCGATCGCCCCCGCGTACTCCCAGTCGATCAGCTCCACCCGGTCGAACTCGTCGTGGTAGCCGAGGCGATCCAGGTCCTCGTGGTAGTTGAGGTGCTCGTTGAGCAGCAACACCGGGTAGCCGGCGGCGGCAAACACCTGGGCGTCGGTGTTGTAGAGGTAGGAGCGGTGATCCGCGAGCAGGCGCATCGCCGGCGTGTAACCCGGCGCGACGTGCCCCGCGGCGGCTGCCGCCAGATCCGCGAGGGCCGCCGAGCGCTTCCCGGGGCCGGGCGCGAGCTGGAAGACCCGGTCCTTCTGCCGGTTGACGGCGATCATGTCCAGGACGATGACGCTCGCGACCCTCTCCCGCCGTGCCAGGGCGCGGGCCACGAATCGCTTGGCGCCGTACGAGTCGCCCGGAAACTCCTCGCCGTTGAGGTGGACGAACTGGATCGCGGCGTCCGGCCGCTTCCCCCCCTTGAAACCCGCCGCGACCAGCGCTTGCGCGGATTCCAGGAGGGCGGCCGTCCCCGACGCATTGTCGTCGGCCCCCGGCACCGGCGCGCCCGTGCGGTGCCCGGCCCTGATCTCCTGGATCTGGTCGGGCGTCAGGCCGTAGCCGGGAGCCTGGGAGAGGGCCGCGGGTTCGTAGTCCGCCGTGGGGGCCACGTCGAAGTGGTCCACCAGCAGGATCTTCTCGGCGGATCGGCCGGGGAGGGTCGCGATGACGTTCTGGTACTGCCGCCCGGCGTACCGAAAGGTCTGCCGCTCGACCCGCAGGCCGAGCTTGCGGTAGTGGGCCTCCAGGTAGTCGCAGACCCCGGCGAGGTCGTGGTCGGGGAAGCCCATGAGGCGGGCCTTGAAGTCCTGCGAAAGCGCCGTGACCTGCTTGCGGTAGCGCGCCAGGTCGAAGGGGACGACAGGCGCGGCCGCAGCCGCCGGGCCGTTGCCGAAAGCCTGGAAGCGGGCGTGCACGCGGCGCCACGCGCCAGCCGGATCGCGCTCCGCCCTGGCCCGGGCCGCGACGGCTATCTTCAGGCGGCGCCAGTCGGGTGCGGCGGCCGCGGCAAACGCGGGGGAGACCCGGGCGCCCACCGGAAGCGCGAGTACGGTGTCGATCGCCCGGAGGTCAGCCATGGGCACGTCCGCGGGCAAGCGGCCGAGGAGGCGCATGCGATCGAAGTCCCCGGCGGTGGCGGCCTGCGCCGGCGCTCCTAGAGAGAGCGCGACGGCCAGGGCCGCCGCGGCGCGGCTACTTGCCCGCCGCATGGCGCAGCATGCGCTTCCTGGCCTTGCGCAGCCTCTTGCGCGCCTTCTTGCCACCCTTCATCATCGGCACGAACCAGTCGCCGGCCGGGGCCGGGAGCGTGTCCCGGTCCTGGGCGGCCTGGCCGATGAACCCCGCCGGCACCGTGATCGTCTCGAGATCCTGCTTGAACTGGTCGAGTGGCACCTGCACGGTCTCGCCCCGACCGGGATCCTGCAGGACCACCTGGTCGCCGGCGAAGCCTACCACCGTGACCTGGTGGTAGGTGGCATTGCCGCCGCCATCAGTTCCCCGGACGCCCACGGACACGGCGCCAAGCTTTCCGACGCCTTCTCGCAGCATCCCGATGGCGGCGTTGCGGTTG comes from the Candidatus Tanganyikabacteria bacterium genome and includes:
- a CDS encoding SDR family oxidoreductase, giving the protein MSFFAGKSFLVTGASYGIGREIARALAAAGASVGAMARSADKLGEVAAEAPEGRILPIAADCAAEGECERAVACMIEGFGRLDGLIHSAGITMNGRVAATRLEVFREVMELNYFALIRLIKAGLPAITERRGHIVAISSVAGFFSYPYGSGYGASKHAVQALLDSLRVEVLADGVHVLSVCPGFVRTEIAKNARRADGSRFGTSTEYIDRGLEPGYVADRTLAAIRARKRQIFPAGPIEQTARLLKPVVPGLLDHAAFRFFGKGRG
- a CDS encoding DUF1304 domain-containing protein; the protein is MGFWLGQALVGLVAALHLGFLVLEMFVWNTPAGRKLFGATPEFADQAAAIMANQGLYNGFLAAGLAWSLLLGTAPHAFGLKVFFLGCVIVAGVYGAVTVKPTIALIQALPAALALLAVLAGQRG
- a CDS encoding M28 family peptidase, which translates into the protein MRRASSRAAAALAVALSLGAPAQAATAGDFDRMRLLGRLPADVPMADLRAIDTVLALPVGARVSPAFAAAAAPDWRRLKIAVAARARAERDPAGAWRRVHARFQAFGNGPAAAAAPVVPFDLARYRKQVTALSQDFKARLMGFPDHDLAGVCDYLEAHYRKLGLRVERQTFRYAGRQYQNVIATLPGRSAEKILLVDHFDVAPTADYEPAALSQAPGYGLTPDQIQEIRAGHRTGAPVPGADDNASGTAALLESAQALVAAGFKGGKRPDAAIQFVHLNGEEFPGDSYGAKRFVARALARRERVASVIVLDMIAVNRQKDRVFQLAPGPGKRSAALADLAAAAAGHVAPGYTPAMRLLADHRSYLYNTDAQVFAAAGYPVLLLNEHLNYHEDLDRLGYHDEFDRVELIDWEYAGAIARTGLATALLAAGRSRAPEPGETNVLRSPAQRASLFQIEVRYSPLYEAVLARERAVGRPLRDAELDALIRRDLAVRGDPAQHDSSVALRLTTWFRPPGWRPMGIAEIRGEIRYQRLRDRVYRGQPF